DNA sequence from the Coriobacteriia bacterium genome:
GAGCTCCGCGTCCTCGAGATGCACCTGTCGCTCTCGTTCACGCATAGCAACGCGGTCGCCTCGGCGGTAGCGTTGACCGAGGCTCACCGTGTGGCGCCCGAGGATGGCCCCGAGGACCCGCTTGCGGCGCTGGCGTCCTCCTTCAGGGAGGCCCGAGCGATGCTCGATGAGGTCGGCTCCCCGGCCGCCGACGAAGCCTCGGAGGGTGCGGGCGGCGGGACGGCCGCCGGATGACGGCCCGCCCGAGAGAGGGGTGACGGTGCGATACGCGCTGTCTGCCGAACGGATGCGTCGAGCCGAGGAGCGTGCGGTCGCCGAGAGCGGTGCCTCCCTGGCGGAGCTGATGGAGCGCGCCGGTGCGGCCGTGGCGCGACATGCGGAGTCCATGGCGGGGCGAGGCCGTGTCGTCGTGCTCGCGGGAACAGGCAACAACGGCGGCGACGGTTGGGTGGCCGCCGACGCCCTGCGGGCCGAGGGCCGTGACGTGGCCGTCATCGCGCCCGGAGGGCTGCCCTTGCGCTCCCCGGCCGCCGACGCCGCCTCGCGCGCTCTGTCTCGGGGTGTGGCCTGGCGCGAGGGCTTGGACGGGGCCGAGGGGATCCTGGCGGACGCGTCGCTCGTCGTCGACGCGCTGTTCGGCTTCGGTTTCCGCGGCGGCGCCCGGGAGCCCTTCGCCTCGGCGATCCGGGCAGCCGGCGCCTCAGGCAGGCCCGTCCTCGCCGTGGACGTGCCGTCCGGGGTAGACAGCGACACGGGAGCGGCCGACGGCCCGGCCATCGCTGCCGTGCGGACGCTGACCTTCTCCACTCTCAAGCCCGGGCTGCTCCTG
Encoded proteins:
- a CDS encoding NAD(P)H-hydrate epimerase; the protein is MTVRYALSAERMRRAEERAVAESGASLAELMERAGAAVARHAESMAGRGRVVVLAGTGNNGGDGWVAADALRAEGRDVAVIAPGGLPLRSPAADAASRALSRGVAWREGLDGAEGILADASLVVDALFGFGFRGGAREPFASAIRAAGASGRPVLAVDVPSGVDSDTGAADGPAIAAVRTLTFSTLKPGLLL